From Gemmatimonadaceae bacterium, the proteins below share one genomic window:
- a CDS encoding acyl-CoA dehydrogenase family protein, translating into MTTRSLPTLVGEIRAFLLERAQPMEPRFLSEPFAELVPELAALREEVKRLKLWTPHLPVSMGGLGLTLPQFAEVSAALGESPIGHYLFNCNAPDIGNQELLHAHGSPAQQERWLAPLVRGEIRSCFAMTEPARAGSNPVWMDTTAVREGEEYVITGDKWFTSSADGAAFTIVMAVTDPAAPAHRRASQIIVPMDTPGVTLVRNIPVMGEGGSDYASHSELAFRGVRVPVTNRIGDEGAGFALAQERLGPGRIHHCMRWIGICERAFRLMVQRAATRELAPGEVLGQQQVVQHWIAECRAEIDASRLLVLDVARQIDAEGAQAARDGISLIKFHVAGVLQRVLDRAIQVHGAYGMTDETPLAYWYRHERGARIYDGPDEVHKSSVARRILQAAGMKRGAS; encoded by the coding sequence GTGACGACGCGCTCGTTGCCGACGCTTGTCGGCGAGATCCGCGCATTCCTGCTGGAGCGCGCGCAGCCGATGGAGCCGCGCTTCCTCTCGGAGCCCTTCGCCGAGCTGGTGCCAGAACTCGCCGCGCTGCGTGAGGAGGTGAAGCGCCTCAAGCTGTGGACGCCGCATCTTCCGGTGTCGATGGGCGGCCTTGGCCTCACGCTGCCTCAGTTCGCCGAGGTGAGTGCGGCGCTCGGGGAGAGCCCGATCGGCCACTACCTCTTCAACTGCAACGCGCCGGACATCGGCAACCAGGAGTTGCTGCACGCACACGGCTCGCCAGCACAGCAGGAGCGCTGGCTGGCGCCGCTGGTGCGCGGCGAGATCCGCAGCTGCTTCGCGATGACGGAGCCCGCGCGCGCCGGGTCCAATCCCGTGTGGATGGACACGACGGCCGTGCGCGAGGGCGAGGAGTACGTCATCACAGGTGACAAGTGGTTCACCTCGAGCGCGGACGGTGCGGCGTTCACCATCGTGATGGCCGTGACGGATCCCGCCGCGCCGGCGCACAGGCGCGCGAGCCAGATCATCGTGCCGATGGACACGCCGGGCGTCACCTTGGTGCGCAACATCCCGGTGATGGGCGAAGGCGGCTCGGACTACGCGAGCCACTCGGAGCTGGCCTTCCGTGGCGTGCGCGTGCCGGTCACGAATCGCATTGGTGACGAAGGCGCGGGGTTCGCGCTGGCGCAGGAGCGACTCGGCCCTGGCCGCATCCATCACTGCATGCGCTGGATCGGCATCTGTGAACGTGCGTTCCGGCTGATGGTGCAGCGCGCGGCCACGCGCGAGCTCGCGCCCGGCGAGGTGCTCGGGCAGCAGCAGGTGGTGCAGCATTGGATCGCCGAGTGTCGCGCGGAAATCGATGCATCGCGCCTGCTGGTGCTCGACGTGGCGCGACAAATCGACGCCGAGGGCGCGCAGGCGGCGCGCGATGGGATCTCGCTGATCAAGTTCCACGTGGCGGGCGTGTTGCAGCGTGTGTTGGATCGCGCGATCCAGGTGCACGGAGCCTACGGAATGACGGATGAGACGCCGCTGGCGTACTGGTACCGGCACGAGCGCGGCGCGCGGATCTATGACGGACCCGACGAAGTGCACAAGTCATCGGTGGCGCGGCGGATCCTTCAGGCGGCGGGGATGAAGCGGGGCGCGTCGTGA
- a CDS encoding VOC family protein, protein MPGPTTLGFHHITLVASDARRTLAFYHEVLGLKLVKQTVNFDDPSSYHLYFGNATGAPGTLVTFFEWPTAPRGRYGVGGVHHLAFSTPTYETLLKWKRRLQDLGLPVSGPMPRGYFNSLYFRDPDGQVLEIATAGPGYDIDEPISELGQHVLGQQPHQLPGTRDERAIAATTHPDPVPHITEDMALTGLHHITGMTDDIARSSDFYEEALGLRLVKKTINQDDPDTPHWFWANYDGSRVLPGSSWTLFGWSPRHPHARHGIGQTHHVAFRAKDDDEQLSWRDHLMSIGLQVSPVMDRQYFKSIYFQAPDGQLLEIATDGPGFSIDEKPEALGEELQLPPWLQKEKEEIAAALGPLK, encoded by the coding sequence ATGCCAGGCCCCACAACTCTCGGATTCCACCACATCACACTCGTCGCCTCGGACGCGCGCCGCACGCTCGCGTTCTACCACGAGGTGCTGGGGCTCAAGCTGGTCAAGCAGACGGTCAACTTCGACGACCCGTCGTCGTACCACCTCTACTTCGGCAACGCCACCGGCGCGCCTGGCACGCTGGTCACGTTCTTCGAGTGGCCCACGGCGCCCCGCGGTCGCTACGGCGTCGGCGGCGTGCACCATCTCGCCTTCTCGACGCCCACCTACGAGACGCTGCTCAAGTGGAAGCGCCGTCTCCAGGACCTTGGGCTACCGGTCTCGGGGCCAATGCCGCGCGGCTACTTCAACTCGCTCTACTTCCGCGATCCCGATGGCCAGGTGCTCGAGATCGCGACCGCCGGCCCCGGCTACGACATCGACGAACCCATTTCCGAACTCGGCCAGCACGTGCTCGGCCAGCAGCCACACCAGCTACCGGGCACGCGCGATGAGCGCGCTATCGCTGCGACCACCCACCCGGACCCCGTCCCGCACATCACCGAGGACATGGCCCTCACCGGCCTGCACCACATCACGGGGATGACGGACGACATCGCACGCAGCAGCGACTTCTATGAAGAGGCGCTGGGCCTGCGGCTGGTGAAGAAGACCATCAATCAGGACGACCCGGACACCCCGCATTGGTTCTGGGCCAACTACGACGGCTCGCGCGTGCTGCCGGGCTCGTCGTGGACCCTCTTCGGCTGGTCGCCGCGGCATCCGCACGCGCGCCACGGCATCGGCCAAACGCACCACGTCGCCTTCCGCGCCAAGGACGACGACGAACAGCTCAGCTGGCGCGATCACCTCATGTCAATCGGGCTGCAGGTCTCGCCCGTGATGGATAGGCAGTACTTCAAGTCGATCTACTTCCAGGCGCCCGATGGGCAGCTGCTGGAGATCGCCACTGATGGGCCTGGGTTCTCGATCGACGAGAAGCCCGAGGCACTCGGCGAGGAGCTGCAGCTCCCGCCGTGGTTGCAGAAGGAGAAGGAAGAAATCGCAGCAGCACTCGGACCACTCAAATAG
- a CDS encoding mobile mystery protein A: MLALQRRQLDGRLKRLPNMEAPRDGWIRTIREALGMTMTQLAKRMGISPQSLRSLEERERAGTISISKLIKAAEAMDCELKLVLAPKTSLEETVHQQAVRKARQQRNRLLHTMHLESQAEGVSEVLEEERAVDLWKTKRASRLWD; encoded by the coding sequence ATGCTCGCCCTACAAAGACGGCAGCTTGATGGTCGGCTAAAGCGGCTGCCAAATATGGAAGCGCCAAGGGACGGCTGGATTCGTACGATTCGCGAAGCCCTGGGGATGACGATGACGCAGCTTGCAAAGCGCATGGGGATATCCCCTCAGTCGCTCAGGAGCCTCGAGGAACGAGAACGGGCAGGCACAATCTCGATTTCGAAGTTGATTAAAGCTGCGGAAGCGATGGACTGTGAACTCAAGCTTGTTCTCGCACCGAAAACCTCACTCGAAGAGACGGTGCACCAGCAGGCTGTACGCAAGGCAAGGCAGCAGCGGAATCGCCTGCTCCACACGATGCATTTGGAGTCGCAAGCGGAAGGGGTAAGCGAGGTGTTGGAGGAGGAGCGTGCCGTCGACCTGTGGAAAACCAAGCGAGCAAGCCGGCTGTGGGATTGA
- a CDS encoding thiolase family protein produces MTQEVVIVSAARSAVARGKKDGALASVHPVDLSATVMKAVAERAKLDPKLIDDVIWGCAMPEAGQGLNVARLAVLRAGFPVDVSAMTVNRFCSSGLQTIALGAQAILSGMNDIILAGGVEMMSAVPMSGFHTRLHPELTEENIGMGFTAERVAKRWGITREQQDEFAMQSQQKAGAAWQRGDFVHEIVPMPVERVKWNGAKKESETVMFTTDELVRPKTTMETLAKLPPAFKPGGTVTAGNASPLSDGAAGVLMMTAAKAKALGLRPMARFVTFATAGVEPDVMGIGPVKAVPKALARAGVSLKDVKLIEFNEAFAAQALAVIKDLEMDTSITNVNGGAIALGHPLGATGAKLTVQLLHEGARRGGGLGMVTMCIGGGMGAAGLFEVYPA; encoded by the coding sequence ATGACGCAGGAAGTCGTGATCGTGAGCGCCGCCCGCAGCGCGGTGGCGCGTGGCAAGAAGGATGGCGCGCTCGCGAGCGTGCATCCCGTGGACCTTTCGGCGACTGTGATGAAGGCCGTCGCCGAGCGTGCCAAGCTCGACCCCAAGTTGATCGATGACGTGATCTGGGGCTGCGCGATGCCCGAGGCCGGCCAGGGTCTCAACGTCGCGCGCCTCGCCGTGCTGCGCGCGGGATTCCCCGTGGACGTCAGCGCGATGACCGTGAACCGATTCTGCTCCAGCGGCCTGCAGACCATCGCGCTTGGTGCGCAGGCGATCCTGAGCGGCATGAACGACATCATCCTCGCCGGCGGCGTGGAGATGATGAGCGCCGTGCCGATGAGCGGATTCCACACGCGGCTGCACCCGGAGCTCACCGAGGAGAACATCGGGATGGGCTTTACTGCCGAGCGGGTGGCGAAGCGCTGGGGCATCACGCGCGAGCAGCAGGACGAGTTCGCGATGCAGAGCCAGCAGAAGGCGGGCGCCGCCTGGCAGCGCGGCGACTTCGTGCACGAGATCGTGCCGATGCCGGTGGAGCGGGTGAAGTGGAACGGCGCCAAGAAGGAATCCGAGACGGTGATGTTCACCACCGACGAATTGGTGCGCCCCAAGACGACAATGGAGACGTTGGCGAAACTGCCACCGGCGTTCAAACCCGGTGGCACGGTGACGGCGGGCAACGCGTCGCCGCTGAGCGACGGCGCGGCTGGCGTGCTGATGATGACCGCCGCGAAGGCCAAGGCGCTGGGCCTCAGGCCCATGGCGCGCTTCGTGACTTTCGCAACAGCTGGCGTGGAGCCCGACGTGATGGGCATTGGCCCGGTGAAGGCGGTGCCGAAGGCGTTGGCCCGCGCTGGAGTGTCCCTCAAGGACGTGAAGCTGATCGAGTTCAATGAGGCCTTCGCCGCGCAGGCCTTGGCCGTGATCAAGGACCTGGAGATGGACACGTCGATCACGAACGTGAACGGCGGCGCGATCGCACTCGGCCACCCACTCGGCGCAACGGGCGCAAAGCTCACGGTGCAACTGCTGCACGAGGGGGCACGTCGCGGCGGCGGCCTCGGAATGGTGACGATGTGCATCGGCGGCGGGATGGGTGCGGCAGGCCTGTTCGAGGTGTACCCGGCCTGA
- a CDS encoding YceI family protein: MLWNLDTTHANVDFTVKHMAISTVRGSFKLFSASGETDDTTDLPTKLSMELDAASVSTNNEQRDGHLKSADFFDVANYPKLSFESTKVSGDADALTIEGNLTIRGVTKPITLKGELSSVVKDPWGLQRRSIAVTGKIKRSEFGLTWNQALEMGGVLVSDEVKLEIEAQAVAAKPEQKESAAA, from the coding sequence ATGCTCTGGAATCTCGATACCACCCACGCCAACGTCGACTTCACCGTGAAGCACATGGCGATCTCCACCGTCCGCGGCTCGTTCAAGCTCTTCTCGGCTTCCGGCGAGACGGACGACACCACCGACCTGCCCACCAAGCTCTCGATGGAGCTCGATGCGGCCTCGGTCTCGACCAACAACGAACAGCGCGATGGGCACCTGAAGTCGGCCGACTTCTTCGACGTCGCCAACTACCCGAAGCTCAGCTTCGAGTCCACGAAAGTCTCGGGCGATGCCGACGCGCTCACGATCGAGGGCAACCTCACGATCCGCGGCGTCACCAAGCCCATCACGCTCAAGGGCGAGCTGTCCAGCGTCGTGAAGGATCCCTGGGGCCTGCAGCGCCGCTCGATCGCCGTCACCGGCAAGATCAAGCGCTCGGAGTTCGGCCTCACCTGGAACCAGGCGCTTGAGATGGGCGGAGTGCTGGTCTCCGACGAGGTGAAGCTGGAGATCGAGGCGCAGGCGGTTGCCGCCAAGCCCGAGCAGAAGGAGTCGGCGGCGGCGTAA
- a CDS encoding phosphotransferase family protein, with translation MTDTLPLKLLNAWLAEHAPAVGAVKSVERFPGGFSNLTYKLTTSTGTFVLRRPPAGERSGTAHDMPREAGILSVCELRGIPAPKALGVSTDESVIGAPFYVMEFVDGVVLRGPKLPAGYDADTFAKLSERFLDTMVAIHGATPSDPVVGGLGKPMGYVQRQVEGWTARWEKSKSSEVPSVDSLAKWLDANQPSESGACLIHNDFKYDNLVLDPKQPGKIVAVLDWEMATLGDPLLDVGTSLGYWIEAGDHPAFKALGLGMTALPGNHSRAQLWERYLKKSGRASRSATWYHAYGVFKIAVIAQQIYARHLAGHAPDPRFASLGDAVRLLGEFGGGVAGAGT, from the coding sequence ATGACCGACACGCTCCCCCTCAAGCTGCTGAACGCCTGGCTCGCCGAGCACGCGCCCGCTGTCGGTGCCGTGAAGTCGGTGGAGCGATTCCCCGGCGGCTTCTCGAACCTCACATACAAGCTCACAACGAGCACGGGCACATTCGTGCTGCGTCGCCCACCCGCGGGCGAGCGCTCCGGCACTGCCCACGACATGCCTCGCGAAGCCGGCATCCTCTCGGTCTGCGAACTGCGTGGCATCCCGGCGCCGAAGGCGCTCGGCGTGTCCACGGACGAGTCCGTGATTGGCGCGCCGTTCTATGTAATGGAGTTCGTCGACGGCGTGGTGCTGCGCGGCCCCAAGCTGCCCGCCGGATACGACGCCGACACTTTCGCCAAGCTCAGCGAGCGATTTCTCGACACGATGGTCGCGATCCACGGTGCCACGCCAAGCGATCCAGTGGTCGGCGGGCTCGGGAAGCCGATGGGCTACGTACAGCGACAGGTCGAAGGCTGGACGGCGCGCTGGGAGAAGTCGAAGTCGAGCGAGGTGCCGTCGGTGGACTCACTCGCCAAGTGGCTGGACGCGAACCAGCCGAGCGAGAGCGGGGCCTGCTTGATTCACAACGACTTCAAGTACGACAACCTGGTCCTGGACCCGAAGCAACCCGGCAAGATCGTCGCGGTGCTGGACTGGGAGATGGCGACACTCGGCGATCCGTTGCTCGACGTGGGCACGTCACTCGGCTACTGGATCGAAGCCGGCGACCACCCCGCGTTCAAGGCACTGGGCCTTGGAATGACGGCGCTCCCCGGCAATCACAGCCGGGCCCAACTCTGGGAGCGCTACCTCAAGAAGAGCGGCCGCGCGTCACGCTCGGCGACTTGGTACCACGCGTATGGTGTCTTCAAGATCGCGGTGATTGCCCAACAGATCTATGCACGCCATCTCGCCGGCCACGCGCCTGATCCCCGATTCGCCTCGCTGGGGGATGCGGTGCGGTTGCTAGGAGAGTTTGGCGGCGGTGTAGCCGGCGCTGGCACCTAG
- a CDS encoding VOC family protein, translated as MDVRLGRIQQIALVQHDVDRAVPFYRDGLGLTLQFAMAGMAFFDAGGVRLMLTKPSSPEVDHKNSILYFDVASIDDAYASLSSRGVTFEDKPHVVGRTEAFEIWVSFCKDPEGNLIAISESRKLG; from the coding sequence ATGGACGTTCGACTGGGGAGAATCCAGCAGATCGCGCTGGTTCAACACGATGTGGACCGCGCGGTCCCCTTCTATAGAGATGGGCTGGGGCTGACGCTGCAGTTCGCGATGGCGGGGATGGCGTTTTTCGACGCGGGCGGCGTTCGGCTGATGCTCACCAAGCCGTCATCGCCGGAGGTGGACCACAAGAACTCGATCCTCTACTTCGACGTGGCGTCGATTGACGATGCCTATGCCTCGCTCTCATCTCGAGGCGTGACGTTCGAGGACAAGCCTCACGTGGTCGGGCGGACCGAGGCTTTCGAGATATGGGTTTCCTTCTGCAAGGACCCTGAAGGCAACTTGATTGCGATTTCGGAGTCGCGGAAGCTTGGCTAA
- a CDS encoding MarR family transcriptional regulator, giving the protein MSLAHRSDPLHLYIVLSRASETLHAHTKADIESHGLTQTEFAILEALYHKGPMLLNEVQKKILVSSGGITFLIDKLEKRGLVERRPCESDRRARWAALTAEGEQLMKEIFPGHAEVIRRVVSGLTPEEQEQLAALAKKLGLSAAALPVEPSGTAKAGN; this is encoded by the coding sequence ATGTCACTTGCACACCGATCAGACCCCCTCCACCTCTACATCGTCCTCTCCCGGGCGTCCGAAACCCTGCACGCCCACACCAAGGCCGACATCGAATCCCACGGCCTGACCCAAACCGAGTTCGCCATCCTCGAGGCCCTCTACCACAAGGGCCCGATGCTCCTCAACGAGGTCCAAAAGAAGATCCTCGTGAGCTCCGGCGGCATCACCTTCCTTATAGACAAGCTCGAGAAGCGCGGCCTGGTCGAACGCCGCCCCTGCGAGTCCGATCGCCGAGCCCGCTGGGCCGCCCTCACCGCCGAGGGTGAGCAGCTCATGAAGGAGATCTTCCCCGGCCACGCCGAGGTCATTCGCCGTGTGGTCTCCGGCCTGACTCCCGAGGAGCAGGAGCAGCTCGCGGCCCTGGCCAAGAAGCTCGGCCTCAGCGCCGCCGCCCTCCCGGTCGAACCCTCCGGAACCGCCAAGGCCGGGAACTGA
- the dcm gene encoding DNA (cytosine-5-)-methyltransferase produces the protein MPTKGKKKQLRVAELFAGVGGFRIGLERVSKDFVTVFSSQWEPPGTDAKQFASRCYVERFGPNGHSNEDIAKVLDAVERGERKLPLIDMVVGGFPCQDYSVAKPLNQSAGLIGKKGVLWWEIHRLLRLLKDKKRPAEWVFLENVDRLIKSPANQRGRDFAIMLASLCDLGYEVEWRVVNAADYGFPQRRRRVFIVARRQSKGKANGASVAYENGVFARALPVQAENRLDLSEPEHFELTGEVHEISAEFGRGVERTRFGQAGFVRTVGVGKHRKRVVWTYNPKPKFNGRYQTLRDVLERGDVPEQFLVDDAALPKWKKAKGAKAEHRVHKASGFTYFYTEGALPFPDPADKASRTILTSEGGASPSRSKHIVPAKGGGYRRLTPVELERLSGFPDNHTATGMSDGQRAFCMGNALVIGLVEAIAAEVAVRAHLSCSGRSGALAG, from the coding sequence ATGCCGACGAAGGGAAAGAAGAAGCAGCTTCGTGTTGCCGAACTATTCGCGGGGGTCGGTGGGTTCCGCATCGGCTTGGAGCGGGTGTCGAAGGACTTCGTCACCGTGTTCAGCAGTCAGTGGGAGCCACCGGGAACGGACGCGAAGCAATTCGCGTCGCGATGCTATGTCGAGCGTTTTGGTCCCAACGGCCACAGCAACGAAGACATTGCCAAGGTTCTCGATGCTGTCGAGCGCGGCGAACGGAAGCTGCCCCTCATCGACATGGTTGTCGGTGGCTTCCCCTGTCAGGACTACTCTGTCGCGAAGCCGCTGAACCAGTCAGCCGGTCTCATCGGCAAGAAGGGCGTGCTTTGGTGGGAGATTCACCGGCTGCTCCGCCTGCTTAAGGACAAGAAGCGTCCGGCCGAGTGGGTGTTCCTCGAGAACGTTGACCGACTGATCAAGTCTCCCGCGAATCAGCGCGGGCGCGACTTCGCCATCATGCTCGCGAGTCTCTGCGATCTCGGATACGAGGTTGAGTGGCGCGTCGTGAATGCCGCGGACTACGGATTTCCGCAGCGACGTCGGCGCGTGTTCATCGTTGCGCGGCGGCAGTCGAAGGGAAAGGCAAATGGCGCGAGCGTCGCCTACGAGAATGGTGTATTCGCGCGCGCACTGCCTGTGCAGGCGGAAAACCGGCTCGACCTATCGGAGCCTGAGCACTTTGAGCTGACGGGGGAAGTACACGAGATCTCTGCCGAGTTCGGGCGCGGTGTGGAGCGGACTCGGTTTGGCCAGGCGGGTTTCGTGCGCACGGTCGGCGTCGGAAAGCACCGGAAGCGGGTCGTGTGGACTTACAACCCGAAGCCGAAGTTCAACGGGCGCTACCAGACGTTGCGCGACGTGCTGGAGCGTGGAGACGTGCCGGAGCAGTTCCTTGTCGATGACGCGGCGTTACCGAAGTGGAAAAAGGCGAAGGGTGCAAAGGCCGAACACCGCGTCCACAAGGCTAGTGGCTTCACGTACTTCTATACGGAAGGGGCGCTGCCCTTTCCGGATCCGGCGGACAAAGCATCTCGGACCATCCTCACATCTGAAGGTGGCGCGTCGCCTAGCCGGTCAAAGCACATAGTCCCCGCGAAAGGCGGAGGATACCGGCGACTGACGCCGGTTGAGCTCGAAAGGTTGAGCGGATTTCCAGACAACCACACTGCCACGGGCATGAGTGACGGCCAGCGGGCGTTCTGCATGGGTAACGCGCTCGTTATTGGGCTTGTCGAAGCCATCGCGGCTGAGGTTGCGGTGCGCGCGCATCTTAGTTGTTCCGGGCGGTCCGGTGCGCTTGCTGGCTGA
- a CDS encoding SDR family oxidoreductase yields MRDATFNDGLLTGKIALVTGGGTGLGRAMAERFLQLGANVVICGRREAVLTEAAEQMMAEEPGEVLAIPCDIRDPDAVDAMIARAWEHFGHVDILVNNAAGNIASPTERLSHRAVDAVLGIVLHGSFYCTLALGKKWIAEGRKGRVLSIVTTYSVGGSAYVVPSAAAKAGVLAMTQSLAVEWGPKGITCNAIAPGPFPTKGAWDRLLPDPSLLHEALDRIPMRRPGELIELSNLAAFLVSDAASYINGECIGIDGGEKLKGAGQFSWMSSLAPEQWAALEASARGATAKDKEKQS; encoded by the coding sequence GTGCGCGACGCGACCTTCAACGATGGATTGCTGACCGGCAAGATCGCGCTCGTCACGGGCGGCGGCACCGGACTCGGTCGCGCGATGGCCGAGAGATTCCTGCAACTCGGCGCGAACGTCGTGATCTGTGGGCGTCGCGAGGCGGTGCTCACCGAGGCCGCCGAGCAGATGATGGCCGAGGAACCGGGTGAGGTGCTGGCGATTCCCTGCGATATCCGTGATCCGGACGCGGTGGACGCGATGATCGCGCGCGCCTGGGAGCACTTCGGGCACGTGGACATCCTGGTGAACAACGCCGCCGGCAACATTGCCTCGCCGACGGAGCGGCTCTCGCACCGCGCAGTGGATGCGGTGCTGGGCATCGTGTTGCACGGGTCTTTTTACTGCACGCTCGCGCTGGGCAAGAAGTGGATCGCCGAGGGCAGGAAGGGTCGTGTGCTGAGCATCGTCACGACCTACTCGGTGGGCGGCAGTGCGTACGTCGTACCGAGTGCGGCGGCGAAGGCGGGTGTGTTGGCGATGACGCAATCGCTGGCGGTGGAGTGGGGACCGAAGGGCATCACCTGCAACGCGATTGCGCCGGGGCCGTTTCCCACCAAGGGCGCTTGGGATCGGTTGTTGCCGGATCCGTCGCTGCTGCACGAAGCATTGGATCGGATTCCGATGCGGCGCCCGGGTGAGTTGATCGAGCTCTCGAACCTCGCGGCGTTCTTGGTGTCGGACGCGGCGTCGTACATCAATGGCGAGTGCATCGGCATTGACGGCGGCGAGAAGTTGAAGGGGGCGGGGCAGTTCTCGTGGATGTCGTCGCTGGCACCGGAGCAGTGGGCGGCGCTCGAGGCCTCGGCGCGCGGCGCGACGGCGAAGGACAAGGAGAAGCAGTCGTGA
- a CDS encoding mobile mystery protein B: MEREALGESHSGDGNTTLDEDEVDGLIPAHLQTRAELNQWEGKNIELAIDWIAGRTLDVLDIAILKELHRRMFGQTWEWAGKYRKTMKTVSPFSAPEVPRLMVDLINNTKAQYEACNGDGDELDRTAARFHHELVRIHPWPNGNGRHGRMATDLLLKMWKRAPFSWGAMSEDTEPAITRARYLKALVRADANEYAELYEFVRS; this comes from the coding sequence ATGGAACGCGAGGCTCTCGGTGAATCGCACTCGGGCGATGGCAACACAACGCTAGATGAAGACGAGGTCGACGGGCTCATTCCAGCACATCTGCAGACTCGCGCAGAACTCAATCAGTGGGAGGGGAAGAACATTGAACTCGCTATAGACTGGATTGCTGGTCGAACACTCGACGTCTTGGATATTGCGATACTGAAGGAGTTGCACCGCCGGATGTTTGGGCAGACGTGGGAGTGGGCGGGGAAATACAGGAAGACAATGAAAACCGTCTCGCCGTTCTCCGCACCGGAAGTTCCACGGCTTATGGTGGACCTCATCAATAACACGAAGGCCCAGTACGAAGCTTGCAACGGCGATGGCGACGAGCTCGACCGTACTGCAGCGCGATTCCACCACGAACTTGTAAGAATCCATCCGTGGCCTAACGGCAATGGTAGGCACGGGCGGATGGCGACAGATCTTCTGCTAAAGATGTGGAAGCGCGCCCCGTTCAGTTGGGGTGCAATGAGCGAAGATACGGAGCCGGCGATAACGCGAGCTCGCTATCTCAAGGCTTTGGTTCGGGCGGACGCGAACGAGTATGCAGAGCTCTACGAGTTTGTGCGCTCTTAG
- a CDS encoding amidohydrolase family protein yields the protein MRPTRPLHARFAVALAAATLAPFVAEAQGTGSAPARHNARTTSLAIRNATIVDGNGTPARGPADILIVNDTIASVTWLDPVAVRAGRARRPQADAEIDATGKFVLPGLINAHAHLQHERSNYPQPYEYTLKLWLASGITSFREVGTDSNPGLLAVRAAQRNGSMASPRAFAYLRFGNARTPELARARVRALKAQGADGIKITGLDRDILMAMLDEAKKQGLPVAHHVGVEETNVWDDIAGGTTTIEHWYGIPDAAIKDKRQHFPSDYNYNDETDRFRWAGRLWREADSMLLDSVLTSMVRANVSWVPTLDIYEASRDLQRAQNQPWFRDYLHPALEEYFKPDPANHGSYFIGWSSTDEIFWKENYRIWMAALRSYEQKGGTIACGDDAGFIYQMYGFGLIREMELHQEAGFHPLKVIEHCTGNGARVLGESSRLGRVRAGWKADLIVVDGNPLEDMKVLYPGGTTRIVDGAEQRTLGVEWTLVGGLPYHGPTLMAEIKEMVSAARARRAAGGR from the coding sequence GTGCGTCCCACCCGCCCGCTTCACGCCCGCTTCGCGGTGGCCCTCGCGGCCGCCACCCTCGCGCCCTTCGTCGCCGAGGCCCAAGGCACCGGCAGTGCCCCCGCCCGCCACAACGCCCGCACCACCTCGCTCGCCATCCGCAACGCGACGATCGTGGACGGCAACGGCACCCCGGCGCGCGGCCCTGCCGACATCCTCATCGTTAACGACACGATCGCCTCGGTCACCTGGCTGGATCCGGTCGCCGTGCGCGCCGGCCGTGCACGGCGCCCGCAGGCGGACGCCGAGATCGACGCGACGGGCAAGTTCGTGCTGCCGGGCTTGATCAACGCCCACGCCCACCTGCAGCACGAGCGCTCCAACTACCCGCAGCCATACGAGTACACACTCAAGCTGTGGCTCGCCTCGGGCATCACGAGCTTCCGCGAAGTCGGTACGGACTCGAATCCGGGCCTGCTCGCCGTGCGCGCCGCGCAGCGCAACGGCTCGATGGCCTCGCCGCGCGCCTTCGCGTATCTGCGATTCGGCAACGCGCGCACGCCTGAGCTCGCGCGCGCACGCGTACGCGCACTGAAGGCGCAGGGCGCCGATGGCATCAAGATCACGGGCCTGGACCGCGACATCCTGATGGCGATGCTCGACGAGGCCAAGAAGCAGGGCCTGCCGGTCGCGCACCACGTGGGCGTCGAGGAGACGAACGTCTGGGACGACATCGCCGGCGGCACGACGACCATCGAGCACTGGTACGGCATTCCCGACGCGGCGATCAAGGACAAGCGGCAGCACTTCCCCTCGGACTACAACTACAACGACGAAACAGACCGCTTCCGCTGGGCCGGCCGGCTGTGGCGCGAGGCGGACTCAATGCTGCTCGACAGCGTGCTGACCTCGATGGTGCGCGCGAATGTGTCCTGGGTGCCGACGCTGGACATCTATGAAGCCTCGCGCGACCTGCAGCGCGCGCAGAACCAGCCCTGGTTCCGCGACTACCTGCATCCGGCGCTGGAGGAGTACTTCAAGCCGGATCCTGCCAACCACGGCTCGTACTTCATCGGTTGGAGCTCCACGGACGAGATCTTCTGGAAGGAGAACTACCGCATCTGGATGGCCGCGCTGCGCAGCTACGAACAGAAGGGCGGCACGATTGCCTGCGGCGACGACGCGGGCTTCATCTATCAGATGTATGGCTTCGGCCTTATCCGCGAGATGGAACTGCACCAGGAAGCGGGCTTCCATCCGCTCAAGGTCATCGAGCACTGCACCGGCAACGGTGCGCGCGTGCTCGGCGAGTCCTCGCGGCTCGGCCGCGTGCGCGCGGGCTGGAAGGCGGATCTCATTGTCGTGGACGGCAACCCGCTCGAGGACATGAAGGTGCTGTATCCCGGCGGCACGACGCGGATCGTGGACGGCGCCGAGCAGCGCACGCTTGGTGTGGAGTGGACGCTGGTCGGCGGGCTGCCGTACCACGGGCCGACACTGATGGCGGAGATCAAGGAGATGGTGTCCGCCGCGCGTGCGCGGCGCGCTGCTGGCGGGCGCTAG